Genomic DNA from Erythrobacter aureus:
GACTGATCGACCGGAATCCGTCAGACAGAGCGGACAAGATTCGCGGCATTGAACCAAGGCTTCGGTTTGTTACCGATGACGAATGGACACACATTCTAGCGACGGCGGAGAAGATCGAAGCTGAGCAAAGGGAAGCCAAGAAGCGTGTTCCTCAACAGACTACGGGCTGGTTGAATCTGTTTTTGATCTGGGCGCTCAATTCTGGAATGCGTCGTTCGGAAATCATGAGTCTTACTTGGTCTAGCGTGCGAAAGATAGATCAAGAGACGACTGTAGTTGAAGTGTTGAACACGAAGACAAGCAGGCCTCGACATGTGACTTGTACGGACGAGATGAAGGCTGTCCTTGTTCAACTCGAACAGCTGGACCGAGCAGAAGGAGATCAGCGCCTTTTCCCGATTTCTATGACCACGCTGAAGCGGACCCTGTCGAAGCTTTGGAAGGAAACTGGTCTCGATATTCGCCTGCATGATTTGCGGCGGACACATGCGACTATCCTTGTTGGCAACAACGTCGATGTGAGGGCGGTTGCTAGCAGGTTGGGCCATTCTAACACTGCAATGCTCGCTCAACGATACGCTGTAGACAGGGGTGACATGGCAGCAGCGAGGGCGTTTAATGCAAAGCGCAGGTCCGATGAGGAATCCGCAAAGAAAGGCAATGGGAGCGGTGAAGAACCGAAGGAAGAGGGAGTTCGTGGAAGTCTTGGGAGGCCAAGTCTTAGGTCTTAGGTAGCAAGCGCACATTTGCCTATGGTCAGTGCCGTGCGGCGCAGCCTACTCAGAATCAGGCCAAATCCGAGTTTCTGCGAAGCATCGGCATTGATGGAGATCGGTTGAATAACTCTTACCGCTGTTCCTATTGTGGCGGTCATTGGTTCAACGGCAGTGGTGGAAGCAAGATCAGGCGCGGCTACGATGAAAACGGAGAATGGATTCCCGTACCCTAGAACGCGTGCGTGCGGCGGAGCGAAATAGCGATGGGCGTGCTGATTTATGGCCTCGTAGGCCTCCTTATTTTGGGTGCTACTGTTACTCTGTATTTTGGAGGAGGCGGCGATGTTCCAGCGACCCTGAACGAATGGGCGAGTTTCGGAACCTACATTGCTGGAATAGCTGGGCCGTTGCTTAGTTTCGTGGCATTGGTAGCGGTGGCGCGGACACTCCACCTCCAGCGTGAGACACTGGACCTTGATCGAGAAAAGCAACTGGCTGACCAGCACTTACGTTGGCTCGATGCGCTGTATTCTGACATCTCCGATGCCTTGAGCACACCGGTAGCGACCGGTGTTACCCTTGGCTCCGTCCTCGATGAGCAGGTCAATCCGAAAACCGTTGACCAGAAACGGCTGCAATCGCGGCTAGAAAATCTGTTGAAGCTCGCCTCGCATTACTGCCGAGCGGTCGATATGTATCGCGACAACGTATCCGAGTTTTACGACCTTCAAATTTATCAGGATAGAGGTGGACGCCTGCTAGACGCCATCAAACCCCTTTCCGGATACCTCAGTAATTGTCAGGTAGGCCCCACCATTGAGTTTTGCGATATGCATCTGCGCGGGGAGCATGAGCGGGCAAAGCCGGAAGCTATGACTCGAAGCTCACGAGGATATTAGCCCGAAGTTAAGAGCACGTCGCCATATCAACAAATATGGAGGATTCTGATCCCACCGCATTCGAAGCCGCACTAGGCTACCTTCGTCATCGGGTTGCAATTGCAGTGATCGGCTTCGGAGTATATTTTGGTTGGCTGGTAGCAAGCCTCATTCTCCTCACTGTCCTATTCTCTTATTCCAATACACTGCAATCCATGGACGTAGCGCTACGCCGCGCGATCTTTGGGAGCATTTTCCTATTGGCTGCTGCTCTAACCTATCGATGTCGCGGAATTGCTCTTCGAGCGGCTGCGCGAGAAGGTCCCGACAAACCCCTCAGAATGTGGAAGCGAGACACTGTGGATCAGATGGGCCGCGATGCGGCGAGAATATTATTTGGCTTAATCAGCTTCTTTGTTGGAGCCGCATTGCTTCTGGCATTGGGCTACGCTGGATATTTTTTGATCACCGCAGTTTCGACGCCAATCGCTATTCTGATTGGTGCCATCATAATCGCATTTGCTATCGTCGTGGCTGCATCGCGGTAGGGCATTGCCGAATTGCGCCGCTGGCGGCTTTGTGCGTTTGTCACCTAATACCGCAAGTCTTGCCTAGTCTTTTGGAAGTCTTTGACCCTCAATTGAGATTGGTAAGGATCGCGCCCCTCAAATGGCGTTCATGAAAATCTTGACTTTTCTGACGATTCCGGTTATAATATTGGTGTGAAGGGTGAGATTTTTGTTTCGCTTTTCGCTTCATTCGCTGCACGACAAAGAGGCATCAGGGGCTGAGATGAGCAAAGCCCGACCGCCCAAAGTGCAGTGTTCTTGGAAACTCTAACAATGGAAGCCCATTTTTATACCGACAAGGATGTCGCCCGCAGACTAAATTTCTCCCCTTCATGGGTCCGAGGCCAACGGCATAAGCGGAAGTCCGGTTTGCCTCATTTTCTCAACATCGAACCAAGATACATTGGTTCTAATCCCCGATACGTAGCTACAGAAGTCGAAGCCTTCATAGCGGCGATTGAAGCCGCTTAGGAGGTCGAGACATGTTACACTCAGAATATGCCGCAAAGCAGCGGCAATTGCTCCTGTGGGCCTCTCAGGAGCCTTCTCAGAGCGATCTCAAGAGATTGCGGGGTAAGGGTGTCTTTTTTGACGAACGTATCCAAATTGAGGAACCAGTAGGTTCAGCATTCACTGATCGAGTGCTGGAAATTCTCGGCGCTGCGTTTCCGAGAAGGCGCAAGTGGAAGAAAGTTGATTTCGAGCTTCACACACTAAGGGTATGCGCAATTCTAGCGAATGCCATGCGGGCGAGAATCTTTCGCGAAATTCCCGCCGTTCTCTACTACGCAAAAGCAGACGCTGAGGCCTACGCCGACAAGCCGAATTGGATACGCCACGGTGCGCTAGATCGAACCGTCAAGATGCTGGTGAAAGTAGGATTGTTGCATCGCATCGCTGGCAAGAAGATGCCCGCCAGTCACAACGAGCGTTCCTGGGTGTCTTCCTATCTCCCAACGAAAAGCTTGATGGCGTTGGCAGACGAGACCGGAGTGAAGGCTGATGTGATTAACTGGACGGGTCCGACCGACAAGCTGGTCCAGCTCTATGAACCGAAGCCCGACAAGTATTTCGACAGGTTCAAGGGTGAGCTTGTCCAGCCTCAAAGAAGTTCGCCAATTGCGTTCGAGCCAACCCCTGAAACTATCGAATGGTCAGAGGTGCTAAAGGCGATCAATTCCCATTACAGCGAGCAAGAGATTTCG
This window encodes:
- a CDS encoding tyrosine-type recombinase/integrase, which gives rise to MIGTAKAVKAIKAAKRPIGRPRRFARFEEFEASLPAQTGKRAAYCDCIGIYKGAKTTSVFVKITLPKGGIFRKRSIPPGDAVEIKLGKRSSWDWPELTLERDRLQGLADKGLPLEADEVPHFADYAADWLERRKPTMRSFGVTRGNVKSALNPSFGKKALNAISVSDVNRWIGQQSKNLKPASVQRQLNTFNAIMNDAVQAGLIDRNPSDRADKIRGIEPRLRFVTDDEWTHILATAEKIEAEQREAKKRVPQQTTGWLNLFLIWALNSGMRRSEIMSLTWSSVRKIDQETTVVEVLNTKTSRPRHVTCTDEMKAVLVQLEQLDRAEGDQRLFPISMTTLKRTLSKLWKETGLDIRLHDLRRTHATILVGNNVDVRAVASRLGHSNTAMLAQRYAVDRGDMAAARAFNAKRRSDEESAKKGNGSGEEPKEEGVRGSLGRPSLRS